The Pseudofrankia inefficax genome window below encodes:
- a CDS encoding cytochrome P450 — protein MSNASPVYWDPFDREIARDPYPIYRRLRAEAPLWYNERHDFWVLSRWDDINSALVDWATYSSSRGPILEVIKANIEIPPGTLLMEDPPIHDIHRRLLARVFTPRRVLSLEPAIREYCVRCLDRLDGVDAFDLMTEFANEVPMRVIGMLLGIPEDDQLTVRERADAKLRTEPGQQMKVSREAIMDTDLFADYIDWRAEHPSDDLMTELLNAEFEDETGTTRTLTREEILTYVTVLAGAGNETTARLIGWLVALLARYPDQRTELLADRQLIPNTIEETLRFEPTGHAIARYVARDVQLYGQTVPEGSAMMLLVASANRDEKRWDDGETYDIRRKIDQHITFGIGTHYCLGAALARLEGRIALEEFLTRFQAWDIDWDNTALSSTSTMRGWETLPLSVG, from the coding sequence GTGAGCAACGCGAGCCCGGTCTACTGGGACCCGTTCGACCGCGAGATCGCTCGTGACCCGTACCCGATCTACCGGCGGCTCCGCGCCGAGGCGCCGCTCTGGTACAACGAGCGCCACGACTTCTGGGTCCTCAGCCGCTGGGACGACATCAACAGCGCGCTGGTCGACTGGGCGACCTACTCCTCGTCGAGGGGCCCGATCCTGGAGGTCATCAAGGCGAACATCGAGATCCCACCCGGCACGCTGCTCATGGAGGACCCGCCGATCCACGACATCCACCGCCGCCTGCTCGCGCGCGTGTTCACCCCCCGCAGGGTGCTGTCGCTGGAACCGGCCATCCGCGAGTACTGCGTCCGCTGCTTAGACCGGCTCGACGGTGTCGACGCGTTTGACCTGATGACCGAGTTCGCCAACGAGGTGCCGATGCGGGTCATTGGCATGCTGCTCGGGATTCCCGAGGACGACCAGCTGACAGTCCGGGAGCGCGCCGATGCGAAGCTGCGCACGGAGCCCGGCCAGCAGATGAAGGTGTCCAGGGAGGCGATCATGGACACCGATCTGTTCGCGGACTACATCGACTGGCGGGCCGAGCACCCCTCCGACGACCTGATGACCGAGCTCCTGAACGCCGAGTTCGAGGACGAGACGGGGACCACGCGGACGCTGACCCGCGAGGAGATCCTCACCTACGTCACGGTGCTCGCCGGCGCTGGTAACGAGACGACCGCCCGGCTGATCGGCTGGCTCGTCGCGCTGCTCGCCCGGTATCCGGACCAGCGCACCGAGCTTCTCGCGGACCGTCAGCTGATCCCGAACACGATCGAAGAGACACTGCGTTTCGAGCCGACCGGCCATGCCATCGCCCGTTACGTCGCGCGTGACGTGCAGCTGTACGGCCAGACGGTCCCGGAGGGCAGCGCGATGATGCTGCTCGTCGCCTCGGCGAACCGCGACGAGAAACGCTGGGACGACGGCGAGACCTACGACATCCGCCGCAAGATCGACCAGCACATCACCTTCGGGATCGGTACGCACTACTGCCTCGGCGCGGCACTGGCCCGACTGGAAGGCCGGATCGCGTTGGAGGAGTTCCTCACCAGGTTCCAGGCCTGGGACATCGACTGGGACAACACCGCGCTGTCCTCGACCTCGACCATGCGGGGTTGGGAGACCCTCCCCCTCAGCGTCGGCTGA
- a CDS encoding TetR/AcrR family transcriptional regulator has translation MAEPRRRRAATEEKVTRVLNAAEEIMLLEGYAAVTSRNVANRIGLSSPLLHYYFPTMDELFVALLRRRSERVVARMEEALASPRPLQAWWDLASDPRGAALFIEFLAAANHRPALKDTMGEVAREVRRLQMAVLDKIAPEYDLDPRDYPPALIAATMQGLALGLVADEVAGYETAHKQARAAMGRLIRRLEQHRARRR, from the coding sequence ATGGCCGAGCCGCGTCGCCGGCGCGCGGCGACCGAGGAGAAGGTCACCCGCGTGCTCAACGCCGCGGAGGAGATCATGCTCCTGGAGGGCTACGCCGCCGTGACCTCACGCAACGTCGCCAACCGGATCGGCCTGAGCTCACCGCTGCTGCACTACTACTTTCCGACGATGGACGAGCTGTTCGTCGCCCTGCTGCGCAGGCGCTCCGAGCGCGTCGTCGCGCGTATGGAGGAGGCGCTGGCCTCGCCGCGGCCCCTGCAGGCCTGGTGGGACCTCGCTTCGGATCCCCGTGGCGCTGCGCTGTTCATCGAGTTCCTCGCCGCGGCGAACCACCGGCCGGCGCTGAAGGACACGATGGGTGAGGTCGCCCGCGAGGTACGGCGCCTGCAGATGGCGGTCCTCGACAAGATCGCCCCCGAGTACGACCTCGACCCGCGTGACTACCCACCCGCCCTGATCGCCGCGACCATGCAGGGCTTGGCCCTCGGCCTCGTCGCCGACGAGGTCGCTGGCTACGAGACCGCGCACAAGCAGGCCCGTGCCGCGATGGGCCGCCTGATCCGGCGCCTTGAACAGCACCGGGCCCGGCGCCGCTGA
- a CDS encoding TetR/AcrR family transcriptional regulator C-terminal domain-containing protein — protein sequence MERRGRGRVPTFSREEMIAAARRLGPDAANPAALAAELGVARTSIYWHVRDRSDIGELVLGAIIDEGESARWSPQPARSWNEVMESYARVTRAGLMAAGGWIRFATPRLVLGQGQLRAMDDMVARLRACGFSINDATRAYAFLIQVVLASIGSGDAPVMGMHRALLTELETVEANELTTLREVAAAAAKTSPDAQFEYDLDCALRGIAARSGVRLGALPTT from the coding sequence GTGGAGCGTCGTGGTCGTGGGCGTGTGCCGACCTTCAGCCGCGAGGAGATGATCGCGGCGGCCCGGCGGCTCGGCCCCGATGCCGCGAACCCGGCCGCGCTGGCCGCCGAGCTCGGTGTGGCCCGGACCAGCATCTACTGGCACGTCCGCGACCGCAGCGACATCGGTGAGCTCGTCCTCGGCGCGATCATCGACGAGGGTGAATCGGCGCGGTGGTCTCCGCAACCGGCGCGCAGCTGGAACGAGGTGATGGAGTCCTACGCCCGCGTGACGCGTGCCGGGCTCATGGCGGCCGGAGGGTGGATCCGGTTCGCCACACCGCGACTCGTGCTTGGGCAGGGGCAGTTGCGTGCCATGGACGACATGGTCGCCCGCCTTCGTGCCTGCGGCTTCTCGATCAACGATGCCACCCGCGCCTATGCGTTCCTCATCCAGGTGGTCCTGGCGAGCATCGGATCCGGTGACGCGCCGGTGATGGGGATGCACCGGGCGCTCCTGACCGAGCTTGAGACCGTGGAGGCCAACGAGCTCACGACGCTGCGTGAGGTGGCGGCGGCGGCTGCCAAGACCTCACCGGACGCACAGTTCGAGTACGACCTCGACTGCGCGCTGCGGGGGATCGCAGCCCGCAGCGGAGTGCGGCTCGGCGCCTTGCCGACGACCTGA
- a CDS encoding VOC family protein: MSTSESAGDDRAVHSLIARGTRQLIWCLEELRELFMRRRMLLLVVPLVLAVGCGSTGGHAAATPSARLESNSTPPVAATTFSIETVPTATASASKDPAGPTGTIMMIKLNVGSLDAGVKFYGAVFGAKLALKIQSNAGVVTFPNGGPGLILLPGHADGAKAGAFVIQVPNLREAQARAVSNGATVQGEFTGTPNNQTGRSIDLLDPWGNQVEILQLG; the protein is encoded by the coding sequence GTGAGCACGTCCGAGTCGGCCGGGGATGACCGGGCCGTTCACAGCCTCATCGCCCGAGGGACGCGCCAGCTGATCTGGTGTCTGGAAGAATTGAGAGAGCTCTTCATGCGCCGACGCATGCTCCTGCTTGTGGTGCCCCTGGTGTTGGCGGTCGGGTGCGGATCGACCGGCGGCCATGCCGCCGCCACTCCCAGCGCCCGACTCGAAAGCAACTCGACGCCGCCCGTCGCTGCGACCACCTTCTCTATCGAAACTGTTCCGACGGCGACAGCCTCGGCTTCGAAGGACCCGGCCGGGCCGACCGGAACCATCATGATGATCAAACTTAATGTTGGCAGCCTCGACGCGGGCGTGAAGTTCTATGGCGCGGTCTTCGGCGCGAAACTCGCTCTCAAAATCCAGAGCAACGCAGGCGTCGTGACGTTTCCCAACGGCGGCCCCGGATTGATCCTGCTGCCTGGGCACGCCGACGGCGCGAAGGCGGGAGCCTTCGTCATCCAGGTCCCGAACCTGCGCGAGGCACAAGCACGGGCGGTCTCGAACGGCGCCACCGTGCAGGGGGAGTTCACCGGGACCCCGAACAACCAGACGGGGCGATCCATCGACCTTCTCGACCCCTGGGGAAACCAGGTCGAAATCTTGCAGCTCGGTTGA
- a CDS encoding SDR family NAD(P)-dependent oxidoreductase produces MELVGKAAVVAGGAGGLGGATVRRLATQGVGVVVLDPDAHRAAALVAELGPTVKAVTGDSNDDEAVAAAISAAQTLGVFSIAVSATGVVIPSPRLVGDDGSVMPTDVLRANLDLHVCGPFNLTRLAASAFSANVPDEDGQRGVVVQTASISAFDAQATMVPYAAAKGAIVAMLLPMARDLAAIGIRVCAIAPGAFATPRLSNPVVQELLVRDVLFPKRLGRPEEYAQLAEAIIRNPYLNGEVIRLDGAARLSAEMAPSPPRQH; encoded by the coding sequence ATGGAGCTTGTCGGCAAGGCCGCAGTGGTCGCGGGTGGCGCGGGTGGTCTCGGGGGAGCGACGGTACGGCGTCTGGCCACGCAGGGGGTCGGAGTCGTGGTGCTCGATCCCGATGCGCACCGCGCAGCGGCGCTCGTCGCCGAATTGGGTCCCACGGTCAAGGCGGTGACCGGCGACAGCAACGACGACGAGGCCGTGGCCGCCGCGATCTCGGCGGCACAGACCCTCGGCGTCTTCTCCATCGCCGTCAGCGCGACGGGCGTCGTCATCCCCAGTCCCCGGCTCGTCGGCGATGACGGGTCGGTCATGCCGACGGACGTACTGCGCGCGAATCTCGACCTGCATGTGTGTGGCCCGTTCAACCTCACCCGGCTCGCGGCGTCGGCGTTCAGCGCCAACGTGCCGGACGAGGACGGTCAGCGCGGAGTCGTCGTGCAGACAGCGTCGATCAGTGCGTTCGACGCCCAGGCGACCATGGTTCCCTACGCCGCGGCCAAAGGGGCGATCGTCGCGATGCTGCTGCCCATGGCGCGGGACCTCGCCGCGATTGGCATCCGGGTGTGCGCGATCGCGCCCGGCGCCTTCGCCACGCCACGGCTGTCGAACCCCGTGGTCCAGGAGCTGCTCGTCCGCGACGTCCTGTTCCCGAAACGGCTGGGCAGGCCTGAGGAATACGCCCAGCTCGCGGAGGCGATCATCCGCAATCCCTACCTCAACGGGGAGGTCATTCGGCTCGACGGCGCAGCACGCCTCTCCGCCGAGATGGCCCCCAGCCCGCCACGCCAGCACTGA
- a CDS encoding ferredoxin, giving the protein MRVVVDPVLCESNALCVGLAPSVFELDGDDTLTVLEERPEEDLRADVQAAAAACPKRAISVIDG; this is encoded by the coding sequence ATGCGGGTGGTCGTCGACCCCGTGCTTTGTGAGAGCAACGCGCTGTGTGTGGGTCTTGCACCCTCGGTATTCGAGCTTGACGGGGACGACACGCTCACGGTGCTGGAGGAGCGTCCAGAGGAGGACCTGCGCGCAGATGTGCAGGCGGCTGCGGCGGCCTGCCCGAAGAGAGCGATCAGCGTCATCGACGGCTGA
- a CDS encoding ABC transporter substrate-binding protein: MAVGYGASLFRTFGSRMAGMSAISTFAAPESPAMISYRHAMSIYAPELADPSDEVATSSYVATDEMLQGLQLAGSCPTRTAFVDKLRHVTDFTGSGITAPVDLAKPKEPVLCENFVKADPSRNSFATVQPPAALDHHGFWCGQALSNHS, from the coding sequence ATCGCCGTCGGCTACGGCGCCTCGCTGTTCAGAACGTTCGGTTCGAGGATGGCGGGGATGTCGGCGATCTCGACGTTCGCTGCCCCGGAATCCCCGGCGATGATCTCCTACAGGCATGCAATGAGCATCTACGCGCCTGAGTTGGCCGACCCGAGCGACGAGGTCGCGACCTCGTCTTATGTTGCCACGGACGAGATGCTCCAGGGTCTACAACTCGCGGGATCATGCCCCACCCGTACCGCGTTCGTCGACAAACTCCGCCACGTGACAGATTTCACCGGCAGCGGGATCACGGCTCCGGTGGATCTAGCGAAGCCCAAGGAGCCAGTGCTCTGTGAGAACTTCGTCAAGGCGGACCCCTCAAGAAACAGCTTCGCGACGGTCCAGCCGCCGGCGGCGCTCGACCACCACGGGTTCTGGTGCGGGCAAGCGCTCTCGAACCACTCATGA